In the Candidatus Saccharimonas aalborgensis genome, one interval contains:
- the rpsP gene encoding 30S ribosomal protein S16 — protein sequence MLAIRLQRLGRKAYPVYRLAVQEAQRHPSSGRVVAYVGTYNPHTKEVSIQTEAAQKYLDNGAQPTPRVVKLLKDAGVTLPKWVKEFDGSKAKSVKKADKLRKNQPKEEVTEVEQETPEVPADEVVADTTVSEEPTAE from the coding sequence CCGCAAAGCCTATCCTGTCTACCGTCTCGCTGTTCAGGAAGCACAGCGTCATCCTTCGAGCGGCCGTGTGGTTGCCTACGTCGGAACCTACAACCCCCACACAAAAGAAGTTAGTATTCAGACAGAAGCTGCTCAGAAGTACCTCGATAACGGTGCTCAGCCAACACCTCGAGTCGTGAAGCTTCTCAAAGATGCCGGTGTGACATTGCCAAAGTGGGTCAAAGAATTTGATGGTTCAAAGGCAAAATCAGTCAAAAAAGCTGATAAGCTCCGCAAAAACCAGCCAAAAGAGGAAGTGACTGAAGTAGAGCAAGAAACTCCTGAAGTTCCTGCCGACGAAGTTGTGGCTGACACTACTGTTAGCGAAGAACCAACTGCCGAATAA
- a CDS encoding KH domain-containing protein: MSTIDQQFVEYIVKSLVEHPDDVIVDRIVDEKGVLLTLTVNPEDLGRVIGRRGVTAQSLRTLLRALGTKNTARYNLKIVNNDDPNDSTVISSDDATDDAVENVTEDTVENESEKESDFAKKSRQELAELDDLDI; the protein is encoded by the coding sequence ATGTCAACTATCGACCAGCAATTTGTAGAATATATCGTCAAATCACTTGTAGAACATCCCGATGATGTGATCGTTGATCGTATCGTCGATGAAAAAGGGGTGCTTCTGACGCTGACCGTCAATCCAGAGGATCTCGGCAGAGTGATTGGACGCCGCGGCGTTACAGCCCAAAGCCTGAGAACACTTCTCAGGGCACTCGGAACAAAAAACACCGCTCGTTACAACCTAAAGATTGTCAACAATGACGACCCGAATGATTCAACGGTTATTTCATCTGATGATGCAACTGATGACGCTGTGGAAAATGTGACCGAGGATACTGTGGAAAACGAGTCAGAAAAAGAGAGTGATTTCGCAAAAAAGTCTCGCCAAGAGCTTGCGGAACTCGATGATCTCGATATATAA